GGGTAAGGAGGACGGAAGATGAAAAAGAAAAAATCCGGAAAAAGAATTTTTGCAATCGTTCTTCTTGTTGTGATTGGAATTGGCGGTTTTTACTTTGGATATGATATCGGAAGAATGGATCACGATGAGGAGAGAATTCGGGCAGAGCTGAAAAAGACGACTGCTGATTCAGAAATATCCATCCGCCCGGTTGCAAAGGGTGGTACTGGAAAAACGGAGATCGAAATCCTGACAGAATGTCTGGAGGATGCGAAGGACAGCCTGGAGAATCTGGAAAAATATAATGAACAGCTGCAGGCACTCGATGGAAAGACACCGGATACAGAAACTGTTGTTTTGATACAGGATCTGGATGATAAGAACGAAAAAGCATATGAAGTACTGAAAGATCTTACGGAAGACCCGGCGGGATACATCGCAGAAAAAGCGGCGGCGCGTGGCGAAGGTGATGAAGTCTGGGCAGATGACTGGGCAGCAGATATCCAGGTTGTAAAATGGCTGAAGGAGAACGACGGAAAGCGTCTTTACAAAGAGAATCAGGCATATATTTTAAAAATCCTTGCATTTCAGGAAAAGTAGTGCTATACTGTATGCAGTTACATAAGAAATCTGGCAGAAGAGTGGACGAAAGTTCACTCTTCTTTTTGCCAGTCATACAACCAAAATCGGACAGATTTTTGGAGCCTGATTAAGAAAGGAAGTTGCAGATTGTCAAAAAAAGAAGTATATGAACAGAAAACAGAAGAGATTCTGAACCCAATCGTGGAAAAGCATGGATTTGATCTCTGGGATGTAGAATATGTAAAAGAGGGCGGAAACTGGTACTTGCGTGCTTATATTGATAAGCCGGGAGGAATTATGGTCGATGACTGTGAGGTTGTAAGCCGGGAACTTTCAGACATTCTGGATGAGAAGGATTTTATCGATGAAGCGTATATTCTGGAAGTGAGTTCGCCGGGACTTGGCAGACCGCTGAAGAAAGAAAAAGACTTTGCAAGAAGCCTGGGAGAAGAAGTAGAGGTTCGTACTTACCGGGCAATCGACAGACAGAAAGAGTTTATTGGAATCTTAAAAGATTATGATAAAGATACAGTTACCATTGAATATGAAGACGGCGAGACGATGACATTTGATAAAGCAGACATCGCACTGATCCGTCTGGCGTTCGATTTCTAGTGACAGGAGGAAGAAGGAAATGAATACCGAATTATTAGAAGCACTTACAATTCTTGAAGAGGAAAAAGATATCAGCAGAGATACTCTGATGGATGCCATTGAGAATTCACTGATCAATGCATGTAAGAATCATTTCGGA
The sequence above is drawn from the Coprococcus comes ATCC 27758 genome and encodes:
- the rimP gene encoding ribosome maturation factor RimP; translation: MSKKEVYEQKTEEILNPIVEKHGFDLWDVEYVKEGGNWYLRAYIDKPGGIMVDDCEVVSRELSDILDEKDFIDEAYILEVSSPGLGRPLKKEKDFARSLGEEVEVRTYRAIDRQKEFIGILKDYDKDTVTIEYEDGETMTFDKADIALIRLAFDF